The Garra rufa chromosome 23, GarRuf1.0, whole genome shotgun sequence genome includes a region encoding these proteins:
- the cryba4 gene encoding beta-crystallin A4, producing MTHHCTKFSGHWKIIVYDEECFQGRHHEFTSECCNVMEFGFESVRSLRVESGAWVGYEHGNYQGHQFVLERGEYPQCDAFGGSNAYHIERMTSFRPISCSNHRECRMTIYERENYLGRKGELSDDYPSLQAMGWCNNEVGSMRVQSGAFVCYQFPGYRGYQYIMECDRHCGEYKHFKEFGSHCQTPQIQSIRRIQQ from the exons ATGACTCACCATTGCACCAAGTTCTCTGGCCATTGGAAG ATCATCGTGTACGACGAGGAGTGCTTCCAGGGTCGTCACCATGAGTTCACCTCCGAGTGCTGCAACGTCATGGAGTTTGGTTTCGAGAGCGTGCGCTCATTGAGAGTGGAGAGCGGAGC GTGGGTTGGCTACGAGCACGGAAATTACCAGGGTCACCAGTTTGTGCTGGAACGGGGCGAGTACCCTCAGTGCGATGCCTTTGGAGGAAGCAATGCTTACCACATTGAGAGAATGACCTCCTTTAGACCCATTTCCTGCTCT AACCACAGAGAGTGCAGAATGACCATCTACGAGAGGGAGAACTACCTGGGCCGCAAGGGAGAGCTCAGTGACGACTACCCTTCTCTTCAGGCTATGGGATGGTGCAACAATGAAGTGGGCTCTATGCGTGTTCAGTCCGGAGC GTTTGTGTGCTACCAGTTCCCTGGTTACCGTGGATACCAGTACATCATGGAGTGTGACCGCCACTGTGGGGAGTACAAACACTTCAAGGAGTTTGGCTCCCATTGCCAGACCCCTCAGATCCAGTCCATCCGCCGTATCCAGCAGTAA
- the crybb1 gene encoding beta-crystallin B1 — protein sequence MSQATKSATNQGTDAKDKGAPAPAATSKASKTGEPGFMGNYRIFLFDQENFQGRMMEVQNECMNVCERGMDRVRSIIVECGPFVAFEQTNFRGEMFILEKGEYPRWDTWSNSYRSDCLMSLRPIRMDPMEHKICLYELCDFQGNKMEIQEDDVPTLWAHGFCDRVGSVRVPGGSWVGYQYPGYRGYQYLFECGDYRHYNEFCAFQPQIQSMRRVRDMQFHQRGCFNLTATKQ from the exons ATGTCTCAGGCCACCAAGTCCGCCACCAACCAGGGCACTGATGCCAAGGACAAGGGAGCTCCCGCCCCTGCCGCCACCAGCAAGGCTTCCAAGACCGGAGAGCCCGGATTCATGGGTAACTACAGA ATCTTCCTGTTCGATCAGGAGAACTTCCAGGGCAGGATGATGGAGGTCCAGAATGAGTGCATGAACGTTTGTGAACGCGGAATGGACAGAGTCCGCAGTATCATTGTCGAGTGCGGCCC CTTTGTTGCCTTCGAGCAGACTAACTTCCGTGGCGAGATGTTCATCCTGGAGAAGGGCGAGTATCCTCGCTGGGACACCTGGTCAAACAGCTACCGCAGTGATTGTCTCATGTCCCTCAGACCCATCCGCATG GACCCCATGGAGCACAAGATCTGCCTGTACGAGCTGTGTGACTTCCAGGGCAACAAGATGGAGATCCAGGAGGATGACGTGCCAACCCTGTGGGCGCATGGCTTCTGCGACAGAGTGGGTAGCGTGAGGGTTCCCGGTGGATC TTGGGTGGGATACCAGTACCCCGGCTACAGAGGCTACCAGTATCTGTTTGAGTGCGGCGACTACAGACACTACAACGAGTTTTGCGCCTTCCAGCCTCAGATTCAGTCCATGCGCCGTGTGAGGGACATGCAGTTCCACCAGCGCGGCTGCTTCAATCTGACCGCCACTAAACAGTGA
- the acads gene encoding short-chain specific acyl-CoA dehydrogenase, mitochondrial translates to MAALFKARRALGMAVGHGVRCLSQLAELPELHQIMRQTCKDYAQKELAPIAAQLDKDHKFPAKQVKELGAMGVMAVEVPETLGGAGMDYLAYCLAVEELSRGCASTGVIVSVNNSLYLGPILKFGTEEQKKQWITPFTTGEKVGCFALSEPGNGSDAGAASTLARQEGDEWVLNGTKAWITNCWDASATVVFATTDKSLKHKGISAFLVPMPHQGLSLGKKEDKLGIRASSTANIILEDCRIPLGNMLGARGMGFKIAMQTLDSGRLGIAAQALGIGQAALDCAADYAHKRTAFGAPIGKLQAIQFKLADMALAIESARLLTWRAAMLKDAKKPFTKEAAMAKLAASEAATFVSHQAIQVLGGMGYVTDMPAERHYRDARITEIYEGTSEIQRLVIANNILKEYQQ, encoded by the exons ATGGCGGCGCTTTTCAAAGCACGGAGAG CTCTGGGCATGGCAGTGGGCCATGGTGTTCGTTGTTTGAGCCAGCTTGCGGAGCTGCCAGAGTTGCACCAGATAATGAGGCAGACGTGTAAGGATTACGCTCAAAAAGAACTTGCACCAATCGCTGCTCAGCTGGACAAAGATCACAAGTTCCCAGCCAAGCAG GTAAAAGAACTGGGAGCGATGGGTGTCATGGCTGTAGAGGTACCAGAGACTCTGGGTGGAGCTGGAATGGATTATCTTGCATACTGTCTCGCCGTGGAAGAGCTCAGCAGAGGATGTGCATCAACTGGAGTCATCGTCAGTGTGAATAAC TCATTGTACCTGGGTCCAATTCTGAAGTTTGGAACAGAAGAACAAAAAAAGCAGTGGATTACGCCTTTCACCACGGGGGAAAAAGTGGGCTGTTTCGCTCTGAGTGAGCCAG GAAACGGCAGTGATGCAGGTGCGGCGTCAACGCTGGCACGGCAGGAGGGAGACGAGTGGGTTCTGAACGGAACCAAAGCCTGGATAACCAACTGCTGGGACGCTTCCGCCACCGTCGTTTTCGCCACAACAGACAAGAGCCTGAAACACAAG gGGATTAGTGCCTTCTTAGTGCCAATGCCTCATCAGGGATTGTCTTTAGGCAAGAAAGAAGACAAACTGGGAATTCGAGCTTCATCGACTGCCAATATCATTCTGGAAGACTGCCGCATCCCACTCGGCAACATGCTGGGAGCACGAGGAATGGGCTTTAAGATTGCAATG CAAACTCTTGACAGCGGGCGGCTTGGTATCGCAGCACAAGCTCTCGGTATCGGTCAAGCGGCGCTGGACTGCGCGGCTGATTATGCTCATAAAAGAACAGCTTTCGGTGCTCCGATTGGAAAGCTGCAGGCGATACAG TTTAAACTGGCAGACATGGCCTTGGCCATAGAGAGCGCTCGACTTCTCACATGGAGAGCTGCAATGCTGAAAGACGCAAAGAAACCTTTCACGAAG gaAGCTGCTATGGCCAAACTGGCTGCATCTGAAGCTGCTACATTTGTCTCCCACCAG gCCATCCAGGTGCTGGGCGGGATGGGTTACGTCACAGACATGCCTGCTGAGAGACACTACCGCGATGCCCGTATCACAGAGATCTATGAAGGCACCAGCGAGATCCAGAGATTAGTCATCGCCAATAACATTCTTAAAGAATATCAGCAGTAG